The Gemmatimonas aurantiaca T-27 DNA segment GTGGGAAATCGCCGGCGCGGCCGCGCTGTGTGGTGTGCAGATCCGACCGGTCACCGCACGTGGCGCTGTGATGCAGGCCGACGATCTGCAGGCGGCGGTGCGCATGCCGTCGATTCATGCGCCCGAGGCCTCGCTGGTGTGTCTGGAAAACACGCACAACGGGGCGGGCGGTGTCGTCACATCGCTGGCAGACATGCAAGCGCTCCGCGATGTCGCTCGACGCGCCGGATTGCCCGTGCATCTCGATGGGGCGCGGCTCTGGAACGCGTCGGTGGCCAGTGGCGTCTCATTGGCCGAGCTGGCGAGCTGCGCCGATACGGTGATGGTGTCGTTTTCGAAGGGACTCGGGGCACCCGTGGGCGCCTGTCTGGTCGGACCGGCGGATCTCCTCACGAAGGCACATCGCGTGCGCAAGCGGCTGGGTGGTGGCATGCGGCAGAGTGGTGTGCTCGCCGCTGCGGCCTTGCATGGACTCGAATTCCATCTGGACCGTCTGGCCGACGATCACGCCGCGGCCCGGGAACTGGCCGACATCGTGGATGGTGCCGGGGGCGCGACCGTGGTGGCGCCTGACACCAATATCGTGATGATCGATTTGCCCACTCCGCGTGCGGCCGATGTGGCGGCCCGCGCGGCAGAGCTGGGAGTGCGCATCAGCGTCTGGCACGAGCGCCGCGTGCGCGCGGTGACCCATCTCGACGCGCCGCTCGAGGCCATTCGCGAGCACGGCATCCGACTCATGAAGGCGCTGGAAGACACCACGTCCAGACTGGATTGAGCGGTTTTCGATCGGTCTCTCGAACCTGTTTCAGATCGCTATCGACAATTCAATACGACACTGTCGGGCACGCCTTGTCCATCCATTGCGCTATTTCTGGCGGCGCATCATCGCACCGAAGATCGAAATGCTGTTTCGTGCCAATCTGGACTCGGCACACTGTGTACGCCTCTTCGGGACTTCTGCTGTTGTCGACAAAGATGGTTGCGTCTGCGATGGGGGCTGCCTGTTGCACAGCGAACTGGGTACGCGGAAACCGACTCTCCAGTTTATCAATGTCCACCGCATGACCGCCTTTGGCCACGCGAGCCAGCACTCGTCCGATCGACAAATGATGACTGCTCAACCCGACAAAGATCAGGATCACGAAATAGCCGTGGGTTTGCATGGCCCTGATCAGGTCAATTTTCGAGTCGATTTTGCCATGGGGCTGCACAATCCACTGCGAAAAGACCGTCTCCATCGCAAAGGGCACCGTTCTGGCCAGTGCCTGCGCCACAAAAGCCTCCACGCCCTTTTGCGCCACAACCATCCAATCCGCGTTGCGGTCCCGCAGTGATGTCGCCCAATCTGGCAACGGATCGCCCTCTGCGGCCTTCTCGGGAAGAATCGACATCATCATTCGGTCCGCATTGATCAGCGGAATCTGCAGCAAATCCGCAAGCACACCGTACCACATGGTCGACTTTCCCGAGCCGTTATGGCCGGCGAGTATCACCGCGAGCGGCTTGTTTGCCTGACTCTGAACCTGGAGCAGTGTGTCTATCGCCTGCCCCAGAGATTTCATGGCTTCGCTCGAAAGACGCCGTTCAGAAACTGTCCCGATTCGACCTTGTTGCCAGTTTGGCGAATAACGCGATCGGGGTCTTGCGGGTCGACCCGATACAAAGGGATCCCGGGTGTCTCAGAGATGGTCACGCCCACAGTTCGAATGCCGTCTGCGGCGCGCCGCAAAGCTTGTTGCCCACGCGCCACGTTTTGTCGTCGGACGCTCTCATGCGCGCGTTCGGTAGTGATTGTGACGTCTCCCACTTTGATGCTTACAAGGGAGTCGATGGAGGTTCCCAGTGGAATCGCCTCGGTGTTTGCCGCCGATTTGCTCGGTGTTCCCTTACGCGGTTTCGGCATCTTCATGCTTGAAAATCTAGTATGAGCTGGTAGCCTGTCCATATTCCGCGGAGCACCAGACAAGAAGGGGCAGGGCCGCGATGAGAGTTCCGCAGGCAGTACCAAACCGATCTACCGCTACTTAGCTTCCAAGGGTCCCGGGTCCCGGAGGGCGTCAGACCGCCAACTCCGTCAGGACCCCGAAGGTAGCAGCGGTACGTGGATCCTGTCGTCGCTTCGTCAGGCCCGGGGCACTGCGCGCGGTAAGACTCGCTCGATGAGCGGATCTGCCGCGCGCTTTTTTTTGCCCTCATTTCATCGCCGCGCCGACGGCGCCCGGGGCTGCCGTCGGCTCGCTAGATTGCCAGCATGTCGCTCGCTCTCGCCCGGAAATACCGACCGCGCAACTTCGCCACGGTGGCGGTGCAGAACCACGTGGCCAACACGCTCAAGGGCGCCATTGCCCGCGGTCGCGTCGCGCACGGGTATCTGCTGTGTGGTCCGCGCGGCACCGGCAAGACCACGTTGGCCCGTGTGCTGGCCATGGCGCTCAACTGCGAGCGGCGCGGTGAGCCGGAGTTGCAGGGCGAGCCCTGCGGACATTGTGGTAGCTGCCAGCGTATCTGGAGCGGCTCGGCGTCCCTCGATGTCGTGGAGATCGACGCCGCGTCCAATCGTGGTGTCGATGATGCGCGCGAACTGCGCGAGCGGGCCATGTATGCACCGTCGGGTGACGATCGCTACAAGGTCTACATCGTCGACGAAGCGCACATGCTCACGCGCGAAGCCTGGAACGCGCTGCTCAAGATCCTCGAAGAGCCGCCGCCACGGGTGGTGTTTGTGTTCGCCACCACCGAGCCGCAGAAGATCGCCCAGCAGGCTGCGCCCATTCTTTCGCGGCTGCAGCGCTTCGATCTCAAGCGCATCGGGCCGGCCGAGATTCGCGAGCGCCTGGCAGCGGTGCTGACCGAAGAGCAGGTGGCCTTCGAGGCCGATGCGCTGGGTATGATCGCGCGTGCGGCCGACGGTGGCTTGCGTGATGCGCTCTCGCTCACCGATCAGGTGTTGTCGCTGGGCGAAAGTGCGGCCGTCACGGCTGATCGGGTGCAGACGGCCTTGGGGCTCATTCCCGACGACGAGTATCTCGCGTTGCTCGACATGGTCGCCGAACGGCGAGCGGTCGACGTCTTCGCGACCGTGCAGCGTCTGGCCGATGCCGGCGTGGATTTTGTGCTCGTGCTTTCCGGACTGGGTGACCTGCTGCGTGCGCAACTGGCTATCGCGCTGGGCGGTGTGCCACCGGAATTGCCGGAGCGCA contains these protein-coding regions:
- a CDS encoding threonine aldolase family protein, whose amino-acid sequence is MSQSSYMLDLRSDTVTRPTAAMRRAIADAEVGDDVLEGDPTTARLEATVAELLGKERALFFPSGTMANQAAVWVHTTPGTEILIDAEAHIVQWEIAGAAALCGVQIRPVTARGAVMQADDLQAAVRMPSIHAPEASLVCLENTHNGAGGVVTSLADMQALRDVARRAGLPVHLDGARLWNASVASGVSLAELASCADTVMVSFSKGLGAPVGACLVGPADLLTKAHRVRKRLGGGMRQSGVLAAAALHGLEFHLDRLADDHAAARELADIVDGAGGATVVAPDTNIVMIDLPTPRAADVAARAAELGVRISVWHERRVRAVTHLDAPLEAIREHGIRLMKALEDTTSRLD
- the dnaX gene encoding DNA polymerase III subunit gamma/tau, with product MSLALARKYRPRNFATVAVQNHVANTLKGAIARGRVAHGYLLCGPRGTGKTTLARVLAMALNCERRGEPELQGEPCGHCGSCQRIWSGSASLDVVEIDAASNRGVDDARELRERAMYAPSGDDRYKVYIVDEAHMLTREAWNALLKILEEPPPRVVFVFATTEPQKIAQQAAPILSRLQRFDLKRIGPAEIRERLAAVLTEEQVAFEADALGMIARAADGGLRDALSLTDQVLSLGESAAVTADRVQTALGLIPDDEYLALLDMVAERRAVDVFATVQRLADAGVDFVLVLSGLGDLLRAQLAIALGGVPPELPERMRAALDERKQRLAANDLLRMLHALLELEPMYRRSGQPQLLLETLLVRFALLDRTIELQEVLQGFGSGGREDPPLRRAAHESRVASAHALPPAPPAVMAPAPAVSSTQAAAQVLAQAVPTPRPATQQVADAAAAAQRADRQAAPRVPTTPPTVEQVLNQWRAVADAIRAKGRGMLAQAVERLVPITITPNGGLTLGYDPLDDTFAQAAENSRADVLAAVQGILGGVSAVAFKPYTPTISDKPARDTTVRMTAHDVQRQRTEQIASRSPLLDAAVKALDLELLD
- a CDS encoding zeta toxin family protein, with the protein product MKSLGQAIDTLLQVQSQANKPLAVILAGHNGSGKSTMWYGVLADLLQIPLINADRMMMSILPEKAAEGDPLPDWATSLRDRNADWMVVAQKGVEAFVAQALARTVPFAMETVFSQWIVQPHGKIDSKIDLIRAMQTHGYFVILIFVGLSSHHLSIGRVLARVAKGGHAVDIDKLESRFPRTQFAVQQAAPIADATIFVDNSRSPEEAYTVCRVQIGTKQHFDLRCDDAPPEIAQWMDKACPTVSY